One Pseudomonadota bacterium genomic window, CCGCCGAGAGGGTAGAGAACACGCACCTCCAGCCCCGATTGGACCAACAAGCGCCGCAATGCAAACTCGGTATACCGATAATAGTCGTGTGGCAGTTCGTGCAACCAATACAGAAACGGGACATTCATGATCAAATGCCCACCCGGTGCCAATACGCGCGTTATCTCGGAGCAGAGTGCCGCGGGTTCAGGGATGTGTTCTAGCACGTCGGATAAGATGACCGTATCGAAGCGCTCGTCATCGAGGGGCAACGGTGCGGTCAAATCCGCTTCGTAGTCCAGGAACTCCCGCCTGTGCACGGATTCCGGCCAATCGACGCAGATGTTCTCGGTCACCAGCGCTTGATAAGCCTGAAAAAGCGGGACTTCAGCGCAGCCCAGATCCAAAAGCCGGCCCTGGCAGTATTCTGGTAAAGCCGACTCATAAGCCCGAGCGATCAGGTCAGCGAACAACCAACTCCCCGCACCAACGAAACGCCGATCACGGGAAGCCCGTAAACGCCCCCCGGCCAGCACATACTTTGTGGGATGCCACCGCGCTTGGTTTTTCATCTTAGAGCCCATCCCTGGTGCTATCGTGCTATGGGGTGCAGTCTATGGTAGCTCGAGAGCGTGGCGCACTGACCCTAACGGCGTTGCGCCGCAGATCCCTAACGAGGAAGACCCACGGCTTGGGGAGCGACCGGCAGCAGCTCGTCTGATATAACCCGGCGATAGGTCTCCATCAAAATCCGGGCATCGGTACTGGCGCGGTGTCGTGTCAGCGCCAAATCACGGACAACCTCGCGTTTCACAGCGGTCCAACGTACTGCGTGCTCCTCGGTCAACAAACACCGCAACGATTCCAGCCGAAACCTCTGAGCGATGTCCGCATGATGAAAAAGCAAAGCGAGCCAAGCGGTATCGTGGCCCCATGCATCGGTGTACACCGTCTTCTCTAGCAGTAGCTCATTGAGCTGGGCAGCCACGTATCGCACCGATCGCCCGTGCTTGGTCAAGGTCTCTCGTGAAAGCCCGTGCACCGCCGCAGCCTTGGGATCCCAGTGCTGCCATTCAGGCTCGGGCTGAATCAGAAAGCAATGCGCCGCGACGCCATACTGCACAAAACCCACTTCGATCGGGTAGCTACCTTTGCCGAAACCAGATGCTTCGACATCGATAAATGTCGGATTTCTAATCGCGTCCATTGGTTATTATGCTTGTTTACTCTAACCCGACCGTAGTCTCCCAACGCGGAAGAATATTCGGGCCTATGGCATTAAAGGCCAGTACGTATTCCGGCCTTTATCGGCCATTTATTAGCTGCGTTGAACAGGAAATGTCGATTCGACCCTATATCGTGATCTGAATCATGTACGCACCAATGTATCAGGAACGTCCGCCTGGGGCGACTGGGGAAGACTTTGTTGGCTTAGTGCGGTGGAAAGGTGTTAAGGCGAGAGGTGATCGGCACTGGCCTGAGCCTCGCCGCGAGCTGCGGGTAATTGCAATGGCGGATGGTTCGCTCGTAGGCGAATCCAATTAACCGAGTGAAGTATTGCGGGTTGGAGAACAATGCGCCGCTCGAGATAGTACTTGCCGGGGAAGTCCAACAGCGTCAGTCCAATCAGAATGGTCAACATACCCTGCCCAGGCAGGACAAGCATGGCCAAGCCGGCCGTCAATATCACCACCCCCAAGACATTTTTGGTTAACACCAAAAGCCAGTGCACCAGCCAGTGACGCTGGGTGCGCGCGAACGGGTTTCGCCGCTCCTTCATGAAGTAATCAGGCGGCATGCGAGTCACGATAATCGGCAACAAGGCAATCGTGCCGAAGAAACTGAGCACGGACAGAGGAAATACCCACCAAAGATCGACCGCACCGTCGGTCAGCCACTCAAACATAAACGTGTCTTTCTCCTGATTCCGCACGCAAAGGCTTGTTCAATACTCGTTACTTTGACCATCATCACGGAAACTGGTTCTTAGTGTTTCCATCGGCTGTTACTGATGATTCGGCTTTACGGGAATCGGGCCGCGCAGTTGTTCGAACATAAACCCGATAC contains:
- a CDS encoding PGPGW domain-containing protein; this encodes MFEWLTDGAVDLWWVFPLSVLSFFGTIALLPIIVTRMPPDYFMKERRNPFARTQRHWLVHWLLVLTKNVLGVVILTAGLAMLVLPGQGMLTILIGLTLLDFPGKYYLERRIVLQPAILHSVNWIRLRANHPPLQLPAARGEAQASADHLSP
- a CDS encoding class I SAM-dependent methyltransferase — translated: MKNQARWHPTKYVLAGGRLRASRDRRFVGAGSWLFADLIARAYESALPEYCQGRLLDLGCAEVPLFQAYQALVTENICVDWPESVHRREFLDYEADLTAPLPLDDERFDTVILSDVLEHIPEPAALCSEITRVLAPGGHLIMNVPFLYWLHELPHDYYRYTEFALRRLLVQSGLEVRVLYPLGGAPEVLADLTAKNALLVPRVGDAIASAIQHLAALVVRSRLGKRVSQRTAKAFPLGYFLVAQKPSS